In Spirochaetota bacterium, a single genomic region encodes these proteins:
- a CDS encoding PBP1A family penicillin-binding protein encodes MDGNLFDWIKKHKFFTFVGIPVIVLTLILLYTSIVYVEWIHDKQKAIDKLFKYKQLIDRTEELKEGYSYTYSEIDVSAKVVDIPTRIYDRNNEIIGEFFEQKREIVPYSYFPKWLIKAVIASEDRDFYIHNGVSLKGILRAFAVNLIHLRVVQGGSTITQQLAKVLFTDMERNVKRKIYEIFCALEIEKHYDKQDILSMYLNYIYFGNGAYGVEAAAKMFFGKSIIDCNETECAMIVATISNPLIYSPLNNLDVSLKKTRRILQSMVDAGFLKQQIAEIQYKNFLKQWDVQFSKDNTAESSLIGSFIFSLYRINRAPFFNEYIRRILVNKFSEEVVKKGGLSVYTTLDATKQDIALTALKKGIQLQREYHEKNAKYIKNPQRALAEMEKAKNIEGAFVSLNPFTGEIIAYAGGYSFSYQNQMDHVQQIRRQPGSSFKPIVYAAAIQDKIITPSTVFDDIPMTFKGGYSPKNYDGIYSGKVIVREALKKSINVVAVQVLEKEGYSRILSIIQKALNLSSSELDSRFYKTLSLALGTYELSPLENSVLHSVIVNGGDFIIPYGIRYVKDYNGNIVWNNEEDVLLQIQEKRKEYGKIIDPVACAIVVSMLKGVFEEGGTASWVFKNKSVPVDVAGKTGTSSDYVDAWFLGYTPDSVTAVWIGNKTGAISLGKGRSGGVVAAPIWADYVFAIYKDSEYKSFIIPQQGITKQTICLDTGLVPRKEGLCPRVAINELFYAGTEPGEYCTMHTVPDSH; translated from the coding sequence ATGGATGGTAATCTATTTGATTGGATAAAAAAACATAAATTTTTTACTTTTGTTGGGATTCCTGTTATTGTTCTTACTTTGATTTTGTTGTATACATCAATTGTATATGTTGAATGGATTCATGACAAACAAAAGGCCATTGATAAGCTTTTCAAATATAAACAACTTATTGACCGTACAGAAGAATTGAAGGAAGGTTACTCATATACGTATAGTGAGATAGATGTTTCTGCAAAAGTTGTAGATATTCCTACCCGAATTTATGATCGCAATAACGAAATAATAGGCGAATTTTTTGAACAAAAAAGGGAGATAGTTCCTTATTCATACTTTCCCAAATGGCTTATCAAAGCAGTAATAGCAAGTGAAGACAGAGATTTTTACATCCATAATGGTGTTAGTTTAAAGGGTATTCTACGGGCATTTGCTGTTAATCTGATTCATCTAAGAGTTGTGCAGGGGGGTAGTACTATCACACAGCAATTGGCAAAAGTGCTGTTTACTGATATGGAGCGCAATGTAAAGCGCAAAATATATGAAATATTTTGTGCACTGGAGATAGAGAAACATTACGACAAGCAGGACATCCTATCAATGTACCTTAATTATATATATTTTGGTAATGGTGCGTATGGTGTTGAAGCTGCTGCAAAGATGTTTTTTGGCAAGTCAATCATAGATTGTAATGAAACCGAATGTGCAATGATAGTAGCTACTATCTCAAATCCACTTATTTACTCACCGCTTAATAACCTTGATGTTTCACTAAAGAAAACAAGAAGAATTTTGCAATCGATGGTTGATGCAGGCTTTTTGAAACAACAAATAGCTGAAATTCAGTATAAAAATTTTTTAAAGCAATGGGATGTGCAATTTTCAAAGGATAATACTGCGGAATCATCTTTAATTGGAAGCTTCATATTTAGTTTATATCGTATTAATAGGGCTCCATTTTTCAATGAATACATACGAAGAATACTGGTTAATAAATTTTCTGAAGAGGTTGTGAAAAAAGGCGGTTTAAGTGTCTATACTACGCTGGATGCTACAAAACAGGATATTGCACTGACCGCATTAAAAAAAGGCATACAATTGCAAAGAGAGTATCACGAAAAGAATGCAAAATACATTAAAAATCCACAGCGCGCACTGGCCGAAATGGAAAAAGCTAAAAATATTGAAGGAGCCTTTGTTTCACTTAATCCATTTACTGGTGAAATAATAGCGTATGCTGGTGGGTATAGCTTTTCTTATCAAAACCAGATGGACCATGTTCAGCAGATAAGAAGGCAGCCCGGTTCATCATTCAAACCCATAGTGTATGCTGCAGCTATACAGGATAAGATTATCACACCTTCTACCGTGTTTGATGATATACCCATGACGTTTAAGGGCGGATATTCCCCTAAAAATTATGATGGGATATATTCAGGAAAGGTAATTGTACGAGAAGCTTTAAAGAAATCGATCAATGTTGTTGCAGTACAAGTCCTTGAAAAAGAGGGATATTCCCGCATACTGTCAATTATTCAAAAAGCTCTTAATTTGTCCAGCAGTGAACTGGATTCTCGTTTTTATAAAACATTATCATTAGCACTTGGTACGTATGAACTATCGCCGCTTGAAAATAGTGTATTGCATTCAGTCATTGTTAATGGTGGCGATTTTATTATTCCCTATGGTATACGGTATGTTAAAGATTATAATGGGAATATTGTCTGGAATAATGAAGAAGATGTATTATTGCAAATACAGGAAAAGCGCAAAGAATATGGCAAGATAATTGATCCTGTTGCATGTGCAATTGTAGTTTCAATGCTGAAAGGTGTATTTGAAGAAGGCGGTACTGCTTCATGGGTATTTAAGAATAAATCAGTTCCAGTTGACGTTGCAGGCAAAACTGGTACCAGTAGCGACTACGTTGATGCATGGTTTTTGGGGTATACTCCTGATAGTGTTACAGCAGTGTGGATTGGCAATAAAACAGGAGCAATCTCTCTGGGCAAAGGTAGAAGTGGTGGTGTTGTGGCTGCACCTATTTGGGCTGATTATGTATTTGCCATTTACAAAGATTCAGAATATAAATCATTTATTATTCCACAACAGGGAATTACAAAACAAACTATCTGCCTGGATACCGGTTTGGTGCCAAGAAAAGAGGGGTTATGCCCACGTGTTGCAATCAATGAATTATTTTATGCAGGAACTGAACCCGGTGAATATTGTACCATGCATACAGTACCGGATTCTCATTGA
- a CDS encoding M23 family metallopeptidase: protein MKEDKVFIIFSLVVLSCFLVSFQLPVQNGTIHSTFGEPRPDHFHNGVDISSIDKKVYPVKEGNLVLAWDKALFPLEQYPGVGNYCILEHNKKEKSLYVHLENNINMKPRYALTDNLAFMGNTGRSYGTHLHFAILNNFTVSVNPFTVLPSIDDKKPPVIEAVYIKVGDSYTKLREGGNIRLTQHHPLAIQCFDAIQRNERCGVFALKVIFNNVTVADIRFDAIKLDNKNKLTIKGLPFENLYDSKGNYLITNVSYNPGINNLTVIAEDFAGNQTSQSISFNVVLDFKK from the coding sequence ATGAAAGAAGATAAAGTATTTATAATTTTTTCTTTAGTTGTATTATCATGTTTTCTTGTATCATTCCAGTTGCCTGTTCAAAACGGGACAATACATTCAACATTTGGTGAACCACGTCCAGATCATTTTCATAATGGAGTGGATATATCTTCAATTGACAAAAAGGTATATCCAGTAAAGGAAGGTAATTTAGTTTTAGCCTGGGACAAGGCATTATTCCCCCTGGAACAATATCCCGGGGTTGGAAACTATTGTATATTAGAGCATAATAAAAAAGAGAAGTCATTGTATGTTCATTTAGAAAACAATATCAATATGAAACCACGGTATGCACTTACTGACAACTTAGCATTTATGGGGAATACTGGAAGATCGTATGGAACACATCTTCACTTCGCAATCCTGAATAATTTTACTGTATCAGTAAATCCTTTTACGGTGCTGCCGTCAATTGATGATAAAAAGCCTCCAGTTATAGAAGCGGTATATATTAAAGTAGGCGATAGTTATACGAAATTGCGTGAAGGTGGTAATATACGGCTTACACAACATCATCCATTAGCTATTCAGTGTTTTGACGCTATTCAGCGAAATGAGCGCTGTGGTGTTTTTGCCCTTAAGGTGATTTTTAATAATGTTACTGTTGCTGATATCAGATTTGATGCAATAAAACTTGATAATAAAAATAAGTTGACAATTAAAGGGTTACCATTTGAGAATTTATATGATAGCAAAGGGAATTATTTAATAACAAATGTTTCGTATAACCCGGGAATTAATAATTTGACAGTAATTGCAGAAGACTTCGCGGGCAACCAAACCTCTCAATCAATTAGCTTTAATGTGGTTCTTGACTTTAAGAAGTAA
- the tatA gene encoding twin-arginine translocase TatA/TatE family subunit, which produces MPGLPELLIIFFIVLIIFGAGKIPKIAKDIGSGIKEFKKAMNSDDDAKDEKKS; this is translated from the coding sequence ATGCCGGGACTTCCAGAATTACTTATAATATTCTTTATAGTTTTAATCATTTTTGGTGCCGGAAAAATACCAAAAATTGCAAAGGATATTGGATCAGGTATAAAAGAATTCAAAAAAGCTATGAATTCAGATGATGATGCCAAGGACGAAAAAAAATCTTAA
- a CDS encoding helix-turn-helix transcriptional regulator — protein MILYYRRKKNIKQVDMAKALHVSPSYLCKIERGVQEPTEEFKKHCAKYLNVSIAKLFPESIPDKKEIINEFVQSKNKLWSIRISKGIKQYELAKMLRCSPSYLSKIEKGLQQPTDEFKKVCARVLKVKEIEIFP, from the coding sequence ATGATTCTTTACTATAGAAGAAAGAAAAATATTAAACAGGTTGATATGGCAAAAGCATTACATGTATCGCCATCATATTTATGCAAAATTGAACGTGGTGTTCAGGAACCTACTGAAGAATTCAAGAAACATTGTGCAAAATATCTGAATGTCAGTATAGCCAAGTTATTTCCCGAAAGTATCCCTGATAAAAAAGAAATTATAAATGAATTTGTGCAATCAAAAAATAAACTGTGGAGTATTCGAATATCTAAAGGGATTAAGCAATATGAATTGGCAAAAATGTTGCGTTGTTCTCCTTCGTATCTTTCTAAAATAGAAAAAGGTTTGCAGCAACCTACTGATGAATTTAAAAAAGTATGTGCCAGGGTATTAAAAGTTAAAGAGATAGAGATCTTCCCTTAA
- a CDS encoding FapA family protein, whose amino-acid sequence MKLTVFYFDPNVSSMFVEKTDEAGNKFFTLSSPYNFVYRDEIVARVVEVDDPADIVYHLDSGYKFYKSEKFKPFKAGEGIIFDSISGCYRASDYGFVVYDQRTSRIHLKLPLQISKNKLKASYIVFPTKFLKLPSYKDIEQQLLANKIVGIIDKSEIESQLNEIDPHNPKVHRILVARGKEPMNGYDDYYIPLIQIEKKAGKLLDDGRIDFKEVGAIIEIKKGQEVLQKIPGVKPEDGFDIYGEKVDATIVQKDGYYPGSNIVPSESNPLIFVSQIDGCLDIEGKTLSVLPVAIIKGDVNYESGNIDFDGSVQIMGSVLPGFTVNATGDIYVDKNVDDARLTANGDIVVKLGIGGKGEAKIIAGGSVKAKFILNSTIEALGKIEIEDSIINSMVFSNDAVIVTGRHGKIIGGETTARHEIIVNVAGSQLQNVTKLTAGKSLVVERELAELRKQMEKYKTNVEEILKKIKNSFGEGVFENPKEFLNILPPVKKKNCLLLLKELSDNNKQLKILLDQRAEIEKKYKLEKEPSISITDIAYPGVIITIKRSKLQIDKAMQNTKFYEDNETKRVVFTSAV is encoded by the coding sequence ATGAAATTAACTGTTTTTTATTTTGATCCAAATGTTTCATCAATGTTTGTTGAAAAAACAGATGAAGCTGGTAATAAGTTCTTCACACTTTCCTCGCCTTATAATTTTGTATATAGAGATGAAATCGTGGCACGTGTTGTAGAAGTTGATGATCCTGCAGATATCGTTTATCACTTGGATTCAGGGTATAAATTTTATAAATCCGAAAAATTTAAACCATTCAAAGCTGGAGAGGGTATTATATTTGATTCTATCAGTGGGTGCTATAGGGCAAGTGATTATGGATTTGTTGTTTATGACCAGAGAACTTCTAGGATACATTTAAAACTTCCTTTGCAGATTTCAAAAAATAAGTTAAAAGCTTCATATATTGTTTTCCCCACTAAATTTTTGAAATTGCCATCATATAAAGATATAGAGCAGCAGCTTTTAGCAAATAAAATTGTAGGCATTATTGATAAAAGTGAGATTGAATCTCAACTAAATGAAATAGATCCTCATAATCCAAAGGTGCACAGAATCCTTGTAGCCAGGGGCAAGGAACCTATGAATGGTTATGATGATTATTATATTCCCCTCATTCAGATAGAAAAAAAAGCTGGTAAACTGCTTGATGATGGCAGAATTGATTTTAAAGAGGTTGGAGCAATAATTGAAATTAAAAAAGGGCAGGAAGTTTTACAAAAAATTCCCGGTGTAAAACCTGAGGATGGATTTGATATTTATGGTGAAAAAGTAGATGCTACTATTGTCCAAAAAGATGGATATTATCCAGGCTCCAATATTGTCCCGTCTGAGTCAAATCCGCTGATATTTGTTTCGCAGATAGATGGCTGCCTTGATATTGAAGGCAAAACATTATCAGTATTGCCAGTTGCAATCATTAAAGGTGATGTAAATTATGAATCTGGCAATATAGATTTTGATGGGTCAGTTCAGATAATGGGTTCTGTGTTGCCAGGCTTTACGGTAAATGCAACCGGCGATATTTATGTGGATAAAAATGTAGATGATGCCAGGCTGACGGCAAATGGTGACATTGTGGTAAAATTAGGAATTGGTGGTAAAGGTGAAGCAAAAATTATTGCTGGCGGATCTGTTAAGGCAAAGTTTATATTGAATTCAACTATCGAAGCATTGGGTAAGATAGAGATAGAAGATTCAATCATTAACAGTATGGTATTTTCAAATGATGCAGTTATTGTTACAGGTAGACATGGTAAAATTATAGGAGGTGAAACAACTGCCCGTCATGAAATTATAGTTAATGTTGCAGGTTCACAATTACAAAATGTAACAAAATTAACTGCAGGAAAAAGTTTGGTAGTTGAGCGCGAATTGGCTGAATTGCGTAAACAGATGGAAAAATATAAAACCAATGTAGAAGAAATCCTTAAAAAAATAAAAAACAGTTTTGGTGAGGGAGTATTTGAAAATCCCAAGGAATTTCTGAACATTTTGCCACCGGTAAAAAAGAAAAATTGTTTACTATTATTAAAAGAATTATCTGATAACAACAAGCAGCTTAAAATATTACTGGATCAAAGGGCTGAAATTGAAAAAAAATATAAATTAGAAAAGGAACCATCCATAAGTATAACCGATATTGCATACCCCGGAGTAATTATAACAATCAAGCGCAGTAAATTGCAAATAGACAAGGCAATGCAAAATACTAAATTTTATGAAGATAATGAAACAAAAAGAGTTGTTTTTACTTCTGCAGTATAA
- a CDS encoding hemolysin family protein, translating into MMGIYIGSQILIIIFTFLSAYFSATETAIVSSNIINVQALINKGIARAKSIIQIIENPDSALVTVLIGNNISNIGATAFITFFASRALLIHDSRLFIVTIAQTIFFLIFCELFPKIVSRSKPEKFLLHTFWLFQVISLIFRPLVTVTLAFSTIIKNAIHEDDSRPLPISSRDEIDTLFKAVEKEGIIESQHYIYFNEILSFRDVRANEVMTPLIDIISVEKKQSIKHCIDLIEKTRFSRIPVFEERVDNIIGYIYYQDILKNKSVKNIEQIIRKPYFVPSTKKIYELIDEMEKHEISMVFVVNEYGAVEGLLTDEDIAEEIVGEIQTRDHPQDDSIKEIAPWKFSVAGNLDIEYFQRRFGIKIEKRDFETLAGFLLYVLGHIPEVGEKIHYQNITFQVEEATDRSIERVIISIPRRKASIGQA; encoded by the coding sequence ATGATGGGTATATATATTGGATCGCAAATTCTTATTATTATTTTTACATTTCTTTCTGCATACTTTTCTGCAACTGAAACAGCAATAGTATCAAGCAATATTATAAATGTTCAGGCACTTATCAATAAAGGCATCGCACGAGCCAAAAGTATTATACAAATAATTGAAAACCCGGATAGTGCGCTGGTAACAGTTCTTATAGGAAACAATATATCCAATATTGGTGCAACTGCGTTTATAACTTTTTTTGCAAGCAGGGCACTTTTAATACATGATTCCAGGCTTTTTATAGTAACTATCGCTCAGACTATATTCTTTTTAATTTTTTGCGAGCTTTTTCCAAAAATTGTTTCACGTTCAAAGCCCGAAAAATTTTTATTGCATACGTTCTGGCTTTTTCAAGTTATTTCATTAATATTCAGACCACTGGTTACCGTAACACTGGCTTTTTCAACTATTATAAAAAACGCAATTCATGAAGATGACTCAAGACCTTTGCCTATAAGTTCCCGTGATGAGATTGATACTTTGTTTAAAGCTGTAGAAAAAGAAGGTATTATAGAATCGCAACACTATATCTATTTCAATGAGATTCTTTCTTTCAGGGATGTGAGAGCAAATGAGGTTATGACACCACTTATCGATATTATCTCTGTTGAAAAGAAACAGTCTATCAAACATTGTATTGATTTAATTGAAAAAACCAGATTTTCAAGAATACCTGTTTTTGAAGAAAGGGTTGATAATATCATTGGGTATATTTATTATCAGGATATATTAAAAAATAAATCTGTGAAAAATATTGAACAAATAATACGAAAACCTTATTTTGTTCCTTCTACAAAAAAAATATATGAGCTTATTGATGAAATGGAAAAACATGAAATATCTATGGTTTTTGTTGTGAATGAGTACGGCGCGGTAGAAGGGTTGTTAACTGATGAAGATATTGCCGAAGAAATTGTGGGTGAGATACAAACAAGGGACCACCCGCAGGATGATTCAATTAAAGAGATAGCACCGTGGAAATTCAGTGTTGCCGGGAATCTTGACATTGAATATTTCCAGCGACGTTTTGGAATAAAAATTGAAAAGCGAGATTTTGAAACATTAGCCGGTTTTCTATTATATGTATTGGGGCATATCCCTGAGGTTGGTGAAAAAATACATTACCAGAACATAACATTCCAGGTTGAAGAAGCAACCGATAGGTCTATAGAAAGAGTTATTATATCAATCCCAAGGCGAAAAGCTTCTATTGGACAAGCATAG
- a CDS encoding spore photoproduct lyase family protein: MRSIKEIHYLVYPANENNTIVDRFLSSPIDNKLAYHNEEELNSIINELQINTIDSKDVIILKPFLGRFYQICPGSPNMICCRYRVINTCFNCLYNCAYCYMHVYLNSYGIVQFTNTEKLFAELYDFIKSSSQSMVYRIGTGEFTDSLMFDEITGLGSELIEFFSKYNNIFFELKTKSSNVDHLLNIPSKGNAVIAWSLNTPYNIAYYEHDTALLDERINAAVKAIDAGYYVAFHFDPVILYQGWEKDYYNVIKLLKEKIDPEKVVWISMGGFRYHLHFREILRDKFPKEMMSVYEMFPGIDGKYRYFKPLRIQIYNFMYRQLHEIFKKAYIYLCMEADYMWQNITGKDFHSSEELEQDISNHLNYRFIQKNTIFY, translated from the coding sequence ATGCGTAGTATAAAAGAAATACACTATCTGGTTTATCCTGCAAATGAAAACAACACAATTGTTGATAGGTTTTTATCAAGTCCAATAGATAATAAGCTTGCCTACCATAATGAAGAAGAATTAAATTCAATAATAAATGAATTACAGATTAATACCATAGATTCAAAAGATGTAATAATTCTAAAGCCTTTTCTTGGAAGATTTTATCAGATTTGCCCTGGTTCACCAAATATGATATGTTGCCGATACAGGGTTATTAATACCTGCTTTAATTGTCTGTATAATTGTGCATATTGTTACATGCATGTATATTTGAACAGTTATGGGATTGTGCAATTTACCAATACTGAAAAGCTTTTTGCCGAATTATATGATTTTATTAAAAGTTCTTCCCAATCAATGGTATATAGAATTGGAACAGGCGAATTTACTGATTCACTTATGTTTGATGAAATTACAGGCCTTGGTTCTGAACTTATAGAGTTTTTTTCAAAGTATAACAATATATTTTTTGAATTAAAAACAAAGTCATCAAATGTTGATCATTTGCTTAATATACCATCTAAGGGCAATGCAGTTATTGCATGGAGTTTAAACACACCGTATAATATTGCATATTATGAACATGATACAGCCTTATTAGACGAAAGAATAAATGCTGCAGTGAAAGCTATTGATGCAGGCTATTATGTAGCATTTCACTTTGATCCTGTTATACTGTATCAGGGCTGGGAAAAGGATTATTATAATGTTATAAAATTATTAAAGGAAAAAATAGATCCGGAAAAAGTTGTGTGGATATCTATGGGAGGATTCAGGTATCATTTGCATTTCAGGGAGATATTAAGAGATAAATTTCCTAAGGAGATGATGAGTGTGTATGAAATGTTTCCCGGGATTGATGGGAAATACCGGTATTTCAAGCCATTGAGAATACAGATATATAATTTTATGTATCGGCAGTTACATGAAATATTCAAAAAGGCATATATTTATCTTTGCATGGAAGCAGATTATATGTGGCAAAATATAACAGGCAAGGATTTTCATTCATCAGAAGAACTTGAACAGGATATATCTAATCATTTGAACTATCGCTTTATACAAAAAAATACCATTTTCTATTGA
- the rlmN gene encoding 23S rRNA (adenine(2503)-C(2))-methyltransferase RlmN — translation MKEFIKNYSLKEVESLFATIGEKSYRAKQLFNWLYERNVDNFFEMTNFSKDLRHYLDEQYEISPLTLVDRKKSLVDGTEKFLFKTFDGHFIESVFIRNDGTDEGRLTICVSSQAGCPMGCAFCQTAKIGFKRNLQTAEILDQINQVRRLTGLKNNNVVYMGMGEPFLNYDNVLKAADIMNYTFGFHISVRKITISTCGMYEGIERFIDEKRPYNLAISLNDTDMVKRARHMPVEKKYPMEKIIRLLENKFPASRNRVTIEYIMRKDNISEEDAMRLKTMFRYNRIKLNLIPLNKGTHTLEIPTQEEINKFIKRLEIMNIPISIRKSAGSDIDGACGQLSGKHYSSNSN, via the coding sequence ATGAAAGAATTTATTAAAAATTATTCCCTGAAAGAAGTTGAATCATTATTTGCAACTATCGGTGAAAAGAGCTACAGGGCAAAACAGCTATTTAACTGGTTATACGAGCGCAATGTTGATAATTTTTTTGAAATGACAAACTTTTCAAAAGATCTACGCCACTACTTAGATGAACAGTATGAAATATCACCACTAACATTGGTTGACCGTAAAAAATCATTGGTTGATGGTACAGAAAAATTTTTATTTAAAACCTTTGATGGTCATTTTATTGAATCGGTATTTATCCGTAATGATGGTACTGATGAAGGACGATTGACGATCTGTGTTTCAAGCCAGGCAGGTTGCCCAATGGGATGTGCTTTTTGCCAAACAGCTAAAATTGGATTTAAGCGTAATTTGCAAACTGCAGAAATTCTGGACCAGATAAATCAAGTACGGCGTTTAACTGGATTAAAAAATAATAACGTTGTCTACATGGGAATGGGAGAGCCATTCCTTAATTATGACAATGTATTAAAAGCCGCTGATATTATGAATTATACCTTTGGCTTCCATATATCGGTAAGAAAAATTACAATTTCTACATGTGGAATGTATGAAGGTATTGAACGGTTTATAGACGAGAAGCGGCCATATAATTTGGCAATATCATTAAATGATACTGATATGGTAAAGCGCGCAAGACATATGCCAGTTGAAAAAAAATATCCCATGGAAAAAATTATACGGTTACTGGAAAATAAATTTCCTGCATCAAGAAATAGAGTAACAATAGAATACATCATGCGGAAAGATAATATTTCTGAAGAAGATGCCATGCGTTTGAAAACCATGTTCAGGTATAACCGTATTAAACTTAATCTTATACCGCTAAACAAGGGCACGCATACCTTAGAAATTCCAACCCAGGAAGAAATAAATAAATTTATAAAAAGACTTGAAATTATGAATATACCCATTTCTATAAGGAAAAGTGCCGGAAGTGATATAGACGGTGCTTGTGGCCAGCTTTCAGGGAAGCATTATTCAAGCAATAGTAATTAA
- a CDS encoding hemolysin family protein — protein sequence MDFVHLQIATIIICLFLSAFFSGSETVLFSFKKSELIKFSFSENSFENKIAKFLSHPQNILITLLTGNLFVNILLSSLSTSLLLSQWPQYGHIIAIAIVTPVIILFGEIIPKLLSLYNYRKLVHYIMPVISFFHNGILPIRYILLKISNSFIKIFQLRLDASFDISEDDLSAAIYYGEKYGILSGDEKQFISNLLRFTKKTAENAMIHRNKAIFIPLDATVEEAINIFKETDVVRAPVYKNNLDTIIGLIDSRELVPYATGIKKAKTITKLIHPIYHYPASKSLSELLEEFLRNKIQIAVVVDEYGGTEGIVTLKRIIAELFGRGYTLWEDMPKAEIKKEKDVVIVPGDMQIDEFNAMFNVSIDSSESETIGGYIIERLGYLPKRRASIMVDDYILTVRYVTKNRIQSIEVKREDS from the coding sequence ATGGATTTTGTTCATTTACAGATTGCAACCATAATTATATGCTTATTTTTATCAGCTTTTTTTTCAGGTTCAGAGACGGTATTATTCTCTTTTAAAAAAAGTGAATTGATAAAATTTTCTTTTTCTGAAAATTCGTTTGAAAACAAGATAGCAAAATTTTTATCTCATCCGCAAAATATTCTTATAACATTATTAACGGGTAATTTATTTGTAAATATTTTATTGTCATCTCTTTCAACATCACTGTTATTATCACAATGGCCACAGTATGGGCATATTATAGCAATAGCGATAGTTACTCCTGTAATTATCCTTTTTGGTGAGATTATCCCAAAATTATTATCATTATATAATTACCGAAAGCTGGTTCATTATATAATGCCAGTTATATCATTTTTTCATAATGGTATATTGCCTATTCGATATATTCTATTGAAAATCTCCAATTCATTCATAAAGATATTTCAATTACGGTTAGATGCTTCATTTGATATATCAGAAGATGATTTATCAGCTGCTATTTATTACGGTGAAAAGTATGGGATATTGTCAGGTGATGAAAAGCAATTTATCAGTAACCTATTGCGATTTACCAAGAAAACAGCAGAAAATGCCATGATACATAGAAATAAAGCAATATTTATTCCCCTTGATGCTACCGTGGAGGAGGCTATCAATATATTTAAAGAAACTGATGTTGTCAGAGCACCGGTTTATAAAAATAATCTAGATACAATTATAGGTTTAATTGATTCACGTGAACTTGTACCATATGCCACCGGGATTAAAAAAGCAAAAACGATTACAAAGCTTATTCATCCCATTTATCACTATCCAGCATCAAAATCATTAAGCGAATTACTTGAAGAATTTTTAAGAAATAAAATTCAGATAGCAGTTGTGGTTGATGAATATGGTGGGACAGAGGGTATTGTTACATTAAAAAGAATAATTGCAGAATTATTTGGCAGGGGTTATACATTGTGGGAAGATATGCCCAAGGCTGAAATAAAAAAAGAAAAAGATGTGGTGATAGTTCCCGGAGATATGCAGATTGATGAATTTAATGCAATGTTTAATGTTTCAATAGATTCATCAGAAAGCGAGACCATTGGAGGTTACATTATTGAAAGGCTTGGTTATCTGCCTAAACGAAGAGCTTCAATCATGGTTGATGATTATATTTTGACAGTACGATATGTTACAAAAAACAGAATACAATCAATAGAAGTAAAAAGAGAAGATTCATGA
- a CDS encoding histidine triad nucleotide-binding protein: MGCLFCNIITGKTPSTKVFENDKVYAFKDINPQAPFHVLVVHKEHTKNIDELNEKNSYIMSDIFLAINEIAKQEKLDKGYRVIINNGTAAGQVIWHLHVHILAGKDDLGPMLVQ, translated from the coding sequence ATGGGATGCTTATTCTGTAACATCATAACAGGAAAAACTCCGTCAACCAAAGTTTTTGAAAATGATAAAGTATATGCATTTAAGGATATTAATCCACAAGCTCCTTTTCATGTGCTTGTGGTTCATAAAGAACATACAAAAAATATTGATGAGCTTAACGAAAAAAATAGCTATATAATGAGTGATATTTTTCTGGCAATAAATGAAATTGCTAAGCAGGAAAAATTAGATAAAGGTTATCGTGTAATTATTAATAACGGCACCGCTGCAGGACAGGTTATATGGCATTTGCATGTACATATACTGGCGGGTAAAGATGATCTTGGCCCTATGCTTGTCCAATAG